Genomic window (Culex pipiens pallens isolate TS chromosome 3, TS_CPP_V2, whole genome shotgun sequence):
GAAGCAATACACGTGAACCAGGGGAAAGTGTacaatcgttacagtttcatcACTTAGCAGACCAACGAAATGCTCCAGATGTTCCACCGCCAACGCTGGCAGATTCATCGTGATGTTGACCGTTCCTTTGAAATCGTCTTTCTTGTTTATTTCCACAATAAACGTCTTTACCTCCTCTCGAATGAAATCGATCCCATTGCGATTGAAACACTTTACTCTGCCTTCGACCTTATTCTTTTTGCAGTTATTAACGAGTGCCTTGTACGACTCGGGGTTGAGATCATTCGCCAGCACGGAGCACCCCTTCTTCGCCACTGGAATACTAAATGGACCGACACCGGCGTAAATGTCCAGCAGGATATCTTCCTTGCGCAACATTTTGGCCACCTTCTCATGTTCCGTACTCAGCCTCGGATTCCAGTACACCTTCGAGAAGTCAAACTCGTAAACGGTTCCATTCTCCTTCACCGACACCTGATAGTCTTCTTCCCCGGCCAGAAGCTCCATGGCAAAGTTCCGATAGGTGTTGTCGATCGTGTCCAGCTTGTTCACAACGGTTCGGCACGTGGCGATTTTATCCTTGATGACTTCCCCAATCAGCCCTTTGTACGGCAGCAGGTGATCCTTCAAGTTCAAATGAATTACGTGGCCAACCTTCGAAAAGGCCGACAATCCTTCCTTGTCCTCCGGCAGCACGGCGCGGAAGATTTCGTCGTATCTCCAGTTGTCGAAACCGATTTGAATCTCTTGCCACCCCAAGCAGTCACTGTCCAGCCCATCCAGCTTCAACTCCTTCAGATCATCCCAACTCTTTACCCCCGCCGGATGTAGTATTATTTTAGCTTCCTCCGTTCGAACCGGCTTGTAGCGTTCCATCTTCAGAAGCAACTTTTTAACCGCCAAACAAACGGTATTGAAATTTAGCTCACCAGGAACCTTCAAGTAAGGAACCTTGACTTGCTTGTTGAAGGCTTCCTTCTCCAGTACGGTCATGCCGCGCACTGCGGCCGGTGGTCTCAGATCCGGACTGTCCATGTTGCGAAAGTAATGCCGCCAGCGGCTTGGAACCGGGAATAGTCGCGAGAACTTTTTGGTAAACAAATTGGGAATCCGCATCGGCAGGTAGGAAGCATGGATTAAGAACTAAAAACTGGTTTGCGAAAAATCACTATGAGTTTAGGAAAAGCTTATTACTTACTTTAGCAGTAAACAATATTGTTAAAAAGCAGTTTCGATACTTTTAAAGCTGTTTTTTGAAGAATCTGCGACTGTAAACCACGTTGGATTAGTTTATTTTGAAACGCGAGGAAACTGTCACTGTCAAGAACAAGATacaaatggtacgttcgtttgatggctagttccacactgagtgccgcactcagagccaggcatgccagattttgaagattttcgggcacatcacaaaaacgcaaatgagtttaacttgatggcaaaataatattttacaaatctgtttttggcaagagaagcaaaacattgttatctttttcgtgagtaattcatttaattgaaaatcatcgaataacatggcaaaacaatacgtttgagcattgagcctgtgctcgaaaatcttcaaatgtggcatccctgctcagagctgtcaaagtgtttgtttgaagaaactcgcgttagttccgcacgagtttcgccgccatcttggaactgaaactctagtgccgcactcgatattttttcagtttcatgcgagttccacgcgcactgacaaatgacgttcgattgaaccaaaactggcaccgccgagtgtggcactcagtgccgcaccggctcttcaaacgaacgtaccaaaagAACAAGATACACTTTCCACTAATTTCACTTACTTTTCTAGAAAGTTTAGTTTCATCCAGGGCGGCATGCACCACTAAgaaatcgacgccaacatttcaaaaagcatcatgtacaaaccatgcgttttgagaaaaacgcatttgaatgttgagcatccattttcaattcccattttaatataaaagcaaaataagatctggagttttttttgattaggtcctataaacatatgaaagacaatagtttattggtccttttcaaaaaaaactctggagatgttctaatgataacaaacgatgaaaaacgttgcttttattcatacttgatcatccaaattcaataaaacattatttctgtaattttatttgagaaaaacaaacataacttcttttgaaatcaccaacgtctatatcaccctgctgtcattgagggggacgctttgttatgattcgttttttttcgccgattgtacatggcgctttgttcatgttgctttttttcgtcacgaggtttatgtagtcttttgtttgacaggttgacagggctatataaacagggactgctgatgccagagattttgtttatgttactttattaaaaatcatgatttaacagactttactgaagtaacttttgctcatttttggtggagaggtagcttattaggagtacttttagaatatgcaataacccagaaagtgtcaaaatgtacatgatgccttttgaaatgttaccgtcgaaatgtCTGCTTGCCACTGGGAAAAAGTACCCAAATTTGAGTAAGCTCGTGATCGATATTATACAAGGCGGATACGTTAATTCGAACAGAACGATTGGAATCTGAAAAGGGTTTACAATTAGGACTTATTTCTCACGAcataaataatcaaataaatttgcatttttaaaccaaaaacaAGAGGCTAGGGTGGAGGATTTGTAGAGGAAATATACCGATTTTAaacctaataagcggtcgtgtttgaatgatgccggataatctggagtgttccttgaaatttactaaaaccaagtacaccaacgagtagagcaattttttgtgaacatttctgtttattttcactttgatTTAAAGTTATGCGATTCCTTTAACAAGcattaaaacaaattatttcgcaaacgcattctaatcagtcgaatGCATTGGGCCGATTGGACCACgtccattttcctattttcagctggtggtgttggtggccaccctttgttttttatttgccttcgcttctcgctcgggtttcttcagccttcgattggaattggTAGTCaaaactcaaacgtcaaaagacttggcgcgtttgttttttttttggcgcttgctaattatttacatgtttcgggattatttttcaagttggtgactaactaatgtgcaaaagaacatgttgccgataGATGGAAGCAATtatatatcttaagcgctttgaaaacgttagagcaagtgaaaagatattgatggagACTTTCGTTAGGCAGTTAAGCtttcatcttgcgtgtggatgtgtgtgccaccaaaatgatgagaaattgtatcgcaaaatagaaattatgatcaaaagtgcattaaatttgatctttttggccagtaagtggcatacatttgcgtgcttacttgaggcggtgctgttgctggtaagtttacagcctaaatagtatttttggagcttaattcgagcatcaaactcttcatatgacgaagataggtgtttgattagaaagggtatatttcccctattttctTTGGATTTGTGCCAAAGAGGAATGTTACGCCAATATGAAATCCATATATGTTTACATAAGCTGCTGAGATTAATACTTGACGTTATTTGGtttagaaaatataatttttcttatttgttttttgttcagaGGCTGCATGTCTGCAAATATTGATCAAATCATCAGTGTTTCGAAGCAAAATTGTTACAGTAGGACATttagaaaaacgttacttaatccaccattaggtggttggtgccttcctcacattcataaagtcaatttattcagtaaaaaatagtaacatgcccccttaacatgtttatcaaatcaactttattactcttttcttttgatagggttcacagaccttcaatatttctggctaatcggcaaggtctgataaaaaacctatccaacgatagttcgcatggaagattcagacaatatttctatcacaatatctgaaatccgggctccaaaaagtataaataacactaaagtgatagggttgtcagattctcgatgttttaggcttatttgaaaggttttgattatctaact
Coding sequences:
- the LOC120413382 gene encoding tRNA (guanine(37)-N1)-methyltransferase isoform X1, translating into MRIPNLFTKKFSRLFPVPSRWRHYFRNMDSPDLRPPAAVRGMTVLEKEAFNKQVKVPYLKVPGELNFNTVCLAVKKLLLKMERYKPVRTEEAKIILHPAGVKSWDDLKELKLDGLDSDCLGWQEIQIGFDNWRYDEIFRAVLPEDKEGLSAFSKVGHVIHLNLKDHLLPYKGLIGEVIKDKIATCRTVVNKLDTIDNTYRNFAMELLAGEEDYQVSVKENGTVYEFDFSKVYWNPRLSTEHEKVAKMLRKEDILLDIYAGVGPFSIPVAKKGCSVLANDLNPESYKALVNNCKKNKVEGRVKCFNRNGIDFIREEVKTFIVEINKKDDFKGTVNITMNLPALAVEHLEHFVGLLSDETVTIVHFPLVHVYCFAKGIEDKKDIARQMVKDNMGIELGENLKEIAFVRNVSPNKDMMRVSFFLTNEILFSKRELKRDREVEDEHSPKRQCLDQTAQNGQEEHKKSSTGETSS
- the LOC120413382 gene encoding tRNA (guanine(37)-N1)-methyltransferase isoform X2 yields the protein MDSPDLRPPAAVRGMTVLEKEAFNKQVKVPYLKVPGELNFNTVCLAVKKLLLKMERYKPVRTEEAKIILHPAGVKSWDDLKELKLDGLDSDCLGWQEIQIGFDNWRYDEIFRAVLPEDKEGLSAFSKVGHVIHLNLKDHLLPYKGLIGEVIKDKIATCRTVVNKLDTIDNTYRNFAMELLAGEEDYQVSVKENGTVYEFDFSKVYWNPRLSTEHEKVAKMLRKEDILLDIYAGVGPFSIPVAKKGCSVLANDLNPESYKALVNNCKKNKVEGRVKCFNRNGIDFIREEVKTFIVEINKKDDFKGTVNITMNLPALAVEHLEHFVGLLSDETVTIVHFPLVHVYCFAKGIEDKKDIARQMVKDNMGIELGENLKEIAFVRNVSPNKDMMRVSFFLTNEILFSKRELKRDREVEDEHSPKRQCLDQTAQNGQEEHKKSSTGETSS